The Carassius auratus strain Wakin unplaced genomic scaffold, ASM336829v1 scaf_tig00040870, whole genome shotgun sequence genome includes a region encoding these proteins:
- the LOC113084886 gene encoding lutropin-choriogonadotropic hormone receptor-like, translated as MLRSFLLLVSPLLMSFCDGVCFMCPEICRCSQKSITCNSATESLKSRTHSRLVLNYISLKIISTHSFDGLKGVKRIEIAQSTSVETIEKEAFNNLLNVSEISIQNTRSLVHIHKWAFNHLPNLKYLSISNTGIGVFPDLTSIFSLESDFILEICDNLNLRSIPTNAFIGMTSEITTMQVSHNFSINDSP; from the exons ATGCTGAGATCTTTCTTGCTTCTTGTTTCTCCTCTGCTGATGTCTTTCTGCGACGGAGTGTGTTTCATGTGTCCGGAGATCTGCCGCTGTTCTCAGAAGAGCATCACCTGTAACAGCGCGACGGAGAGCCTGAAGAGCAGGACTCACAGCAGACT AGTTTTAAACTACATCTCACTGAAAATCATCAGCACTCACAGTTTTGATGGCCTAAAGGGAGTGAAAAGAAT AGAAATCGCCCAGAGCACATCAGTGGAAACCATAGAGAAGGAAGCATTTAACAATCTTCTGAATGTCTCAGAGAT CTCAATCCAGAACACACGGAGCCTCGTTCACATTCACAAATGGGCGTTCAACCATCTTCCCAATCTCAAATATCT GAGTATTTCCAACACTGGCATAGGTGTATTCCCTGACCTGACCTCCATCTTCTCCCTGGAGTCTGATTTCATTCT GGAAATTTGTGATAATCTCAACCTGCGTTCAATCCCAACAAATGCTTTCATCGGAATGACGAGTGAAATCACCACAATGCAAGTATCTCACAATT tTTCAATAAATGACTCTCCATGA